The following proteins are encoded in a genomic region of Helicobacter macacae MIT 99-5501:
- a CDS encoding efflux RND transporter permease subunit produces MYKFAINRPISTIMFSLGIMFFGFLGLKKIPVALWPNIDFPIVLISTVYPGASATTIESKVTDKVEEQVLGIDGIKNVTSISVRNTSLVIVQFQLEKPISEAVNDVINKVSSVYFTDADIRKPSIDKIDTNGQAIISLFVSSATHSAPEIMKHTDTIIKPQLQKIAGVGGVQLNGYRERHIRVYPDPTLMAKYDITYSQISQKLGGENVEIDGGKIINATQQFSITTDGNSPSVEKVGNIRLNDNVLLSDIAVIEDGLEEYNTYAAFNGEGGVIMEVQKIAGSNDIAIADGVKKALPIIESVSEGYNIRPFLDTTEFIKESIHDIEFDLILGGILAVLVVFVFLRNVTITLVSAISLPISVLGTFALVQAMGFSLNMLTMMAITLSIGIIIDDAIVVIENIYKKLEEGKQKREAAYEGVREIAFAIFAISAMLLSVFVPVGNMSGIIGKFFQSFGITVALAIGISYVVVMTVIPMVSSLIASPKQSAFYANTEPYFVRLQEMYAGTLKSVLSQKFLVSLAVLGIFIASLFLAGKLGMEFMLKEDRSQVYFWVQTQPGISIYEMRAKTEALQKEINKDTQNVEYTTIQVAYGKTQNTHKSKIYVKLHDRDKRNIDQFVWMREMGKRLYSLKESSGLTITPAEVPLMGGGDNSALQVAIYAPEQRLVDESASKLKQLLLHDERLKGKLVDYHENQSDWQPEYRLKVLRANANEYGVSAKDIGNAISAAFSGETQVAYYKENGKEYKITLRVPDERRASVNDIKRIQIPNKNGDMMFLEGLVEIEEGKTPTTINRYNRQRSIMLYANTATKPNGKKYPLSEVLETIEKTKGEWLSQGATYSLSGEAENLAETGAAFGIAVATAFVLIYLILAALYESILEPIIIMVTMPLSFSGAFFALGIVGQPLSMFSLLGLILLIGMVGKNATLLIDVANEKREEGYGIKDAILIAGELRLRPILMTTIAMVFGMLPLALATGEGSSMKSAIGICMIGGLIISMLLSLLIVPVFYMILAPIDDKIKRFYRVAKSQRLA; encoded by the coding sequence ATGTATAAATTCGCTATCAATCGCCCCATTAGCACGATAATGTTTAGCTTGGGAATTATGTTTTTTGGATTTTTGGGGCTAAAAAAAATTCCTGTCGCGCTTTGGCCAAATATTGATTTTCCCATAGTGCTTATATCCACAGTATATCCCGGTGCTTCTGCCACTACGATTGAAAGCAAGGTAACTGACAAAGTCGAAGAGCAAGTGCTAGGGATTGATGGCATAAAAAATGTAACCTCCATAAGCGTGAGAAACACAAGCCTTGTCATCGTCCAATTTCAGCTAGAAAAGCCCATAAGCGAAGCGGTAAATGATGTCATAAACAAAGTCTCTTCGGTGTATTTCACAGATGCAGATATACGAAAACCCTCCATTGACAAAATCGATACCAACGGACAAGCAATCATTTCGCTATTTGTAAGCTCTGCTACGCACTCCGCGCCAGAGATTATGAAGCATACAGACACTATCATAAAGCCCCAGCTCCAAAAAATCGCAGGTGTAGGTGGCGTGCAATTAAATGGATATAGAGAGCGACATATCCGCGTATATCCAGACCCTACCTTAATGGCAAAATATGACATAACCTACTCGCAAATCTCTCAAAAACTAGGTGGCGAAAATGTCGAAATAGACGGGGGCAAAATCATAAACGCCACACAGCAATTTTCTATCACTACCGATGGCAACAGCCCAAGTGTCGAAAAAGTCGGCAATATCCGCTTAAATGATAATGTCTTGCTTAGTGATATAGCTGTCATAGAAGATGGGCTAGAGGAGTATAACACCTATGCTGCGTTTAATGGCGAGGGTGGCGTGATAATGGAAGTGCAAAAAATCGCAGGCTCAAATGACATAGCCATAGCCGATGGCGTAAAAAAGGCATTGCCCATCATAGAATCTGTAAGTGAGGGGTATAATATCCGCCCATTTTTGGATACCACAGAATTTATCAAAGAATCTATCCACGATATTGAGTTTGACTTGATTTTGGGTGGGATTTTGGCTGTGCTTGTGGTGTTTGTGTTTTTGCGAAATGTAACTATCACGCTTGTGTCTGCTATCTCGCTACCTATCTCGGTGCTAGGGACATTTGCGCTTGTGCAAGCTATGGGATTTTCGCTAAATATGCTTACGATGATGGCTATCACGCTTTCTATCGGTATCATCATAGATGACGCCATAGTAGTCATCGAAAACATCTACAAAAAGCTAGAGGAGGGCAAGCAAAAAAGAGAAGCTGCCTATGAGGGCGTGCGCGAAATCGCTTTTGCAATCTTTGCTATTTCGGCTATGCTTTTATCGGTGTTTGTGCCTGTGGGAAATATGTCTGGAATCATTGGCAAATTTTTCCAAAGCTTTGGGATTACAGTCGCGCTTGCGATTGGGATTTCTTATGTAGTAGTGATGACGGTGATTCCTATGGTTAGCTCACTCATTGCTAGCCCTAAGCAAAGTGCTTTTTATGCCAACACAGAGCCGTATTTTGTGCGACTTCAAGAAATGTATGCAGGCACGCTAAAATCCGTTCTAAGTCAAAAATTCCTTGTATCTTTAGCTGTGCTTGGTATTTTTATCGCTTCACTTTTTTTGGCAGGAAAGCTAGGAATGGAATTTATGCTAAAAGAGGATAGAAGTCAAGTGTATTTTTGGGTGCAAACCCAGCCCGGAATCAGTATCTATGAGATGAGGGCAAAAACCGAAGCTCTCCAAAAAGAAATCAACAAAGACACTCAAAATGTTGAATACACCACGATACAAGTCGCTTATGGCAAAACCCAAAACACACACAAATCCAAAATCTATGTCAAACTTCACGACAGAGATAAGCGCAATATAGACCAATTTGTATGGATGCGCGAAATGGGCAAAAGGCTATACTCACTCAAAGAATCTAGTGGGCTTACTATCACGCCTGCAGAAGTGCCACTTATGGGTGGAGGGGACAACTCCGCATTGCAAGTAGCGATATACGCGCCCGAGCAGCGATTAGTCGATGAGAGTGCTAGCAAGCTAAAGCAGCTTTTGCTGCACGATGAAAGGCTAAAAGGAAAGCTAGTTGATTACCACGAGAATCAATCTGATTGGCAGCCTGAATATCGCTTGAAAGTATTGAGGGCAAATGCAAATGAATATGGGGTAAGTGCCAAAGACATAGGGAATGCTATAAGTGCGGCTTTTTCAGGCGAAACCCAAGTAGCTTACTACAAAGAAAACGGCAAAGAATACAAAATCACTTTGCGCGTGCCAGATGAGCGCAGAGCAAGCGTAAATGACATAAAGCGCATACAGATTCCAAACAAAAACGGCGATATGATGTTTTTGGAAGGCTTGGTAGAAATAGAGGAGGGAAAAACCCCCACCACTATCAATCGCTACAATCGCCAACGAAGCATAATGCTCTATGCAAATACCGCCACAAAGCCAAATGGCAAAAAATATCCACTAAGCGAAGTGCTAGAGACAATCGAAAAAACAAAAGGCGAGTGGCTATCTCAAGGTGCGACTTATAGTCTAAGTGGCGAAGCAGAAAATCTAGCCGAGACAGGTGCTGCATTTGGCATAGCGGTTGCTACGGCGTTTGTGCTGATTTATTTGATTTTGGCTGCACTTTATGAGTCGATTTTAGAGCCTATCATTATTATGGTAACGATGCCTCTTAGCTTTTCAGGCGCGTTTTTTGCGCTAGGGATTGTGGGGCAGCCACTAAGTATGTTTTCATTGCTTGGGCTTATACTGCTGATAGGAATGGTCGGCAAAAATGCTACACTGCTAATTGATGTAGCAAACGAAAAGCGCGAGGAGGGCTATGGCATAAAAGATGCGATTCTCATAGCAGGGGAGCTACGACTTCGCCCGATACTTATGACGACTATCGCTATGGTATTTGGTATGCTACCTCTTGCGCTTGCCACAGGGGAGGGAAGCTCGATGAAATCTGCCATTGGCATTTGTATGATAGGCGGGCTTATCATTTCTATGCTTTTAAGCCTTTTAATCGTGCCTGTTTTTTATATGATTTTAGCCCCCATAGATGATAAAATCAAGAGATTTTACCGCGTAGCAAAATCACAAAGGCTTGCTTGA
- a CDS encoding cation diffusion facilitator family transporter, which produces MQNLTPQNIDDISATNTDSKIVDLNNSNAIESSAKESKMRDSITQNSTQKPKDSVLKTSLPFSKTLSLKRNYITSVRKGKKSDSSAKPASVSSPKKEAQKEQMVLKISMFSSLILAIFGIGFGVAVRSLSIAFDGFVSLISVGLGALSVITSRYIYKEDDDVFQYGYVRFEPMVNLFKALVLVFVCVYAFINALSSILSGGYEVYLGGACVYSVCAFLFCLALFVYTHRACKALESDLIKVDNIEWKIDCVLYLGAIVAFGVIYVILSGTSGANALDSGTISPSAKTLARYVDPALLCVLSLLLCISPAKIAIANFKDLIMVAPKEIDEKITHIMEEISQKYGFSDYDTHTAKSGRFFMVEINILVKGDYEGKVADLDSIREEIQHALAIPSYKIWLSVSWTTNPQWL; this is translated from the coding sequence ATGCAAAATCTAACGCCACAAAACATTGATGATATAAGTGCTACAAACACAGATTCTAAGATAGTGGATTTAAATAATTCTAATGCGATAGAATCTAGTGCAAAAGAATCCAAAATGCGGGATTCTATCACGCAAAACAGCACACAAAAGCCAAAAGATTCTGTCCTCAAAACTTCCTTGCCTTTTAGCAAAACTCTCTCACTTAAGCGCAACTATATCACTTCTGTGCGCAAAGGCAAAAAAAGCGATTCTAGCGCGAAACCTGCTAGTGTTTCCTCTCCCAAAAAAGAAGCCCAAAAAGAACAAATGGTGCTAAAAATCTCTATGTTTAGCTCGCTAATTTTAGCAATATTTGGGATTGGATTTGGGGTGGCGGTGCGCTCGCTTTCAATCGCGTTTGATGGGTTTGTCTCGCTTATCAGTGTGGGGCTTGGTGCGCTTAGTGTGATAACTTCGCGCTATATTTACAAAGAAGATGATGATGTGTTTCAATACGGCTATGTGCGCTTTGAACCTATGGTAAATCTTTTTAAGGCGTTAGTGCTTGTTTTTGTGTGTGTGTATGCGTTTATAAACGCGCTTAGTAGCATTCTAAGTGGTGGGTATGAGGTGTATTTGGGTGGGGCTTGTGTGTATAGTGTGTGTGCGTTTTTGTTTTGTCTAGCACTTTTTGTCTACACTCACCGCGCTTGCAAAGCCCTAGAATCAGATTTAATCAAAGTGGATAATATCGAGTGGAAAATCGATTGTGTGCTATATTTGGGGGCGATTGTGGCGTTTGGTGTGATTTATGTGATATTAAGCGGGACAAGTGGTGCAAACGCGCTTGATTCTGGCACGATTAGCCCTAGTGCAAAAACATTGGCACGATATGTAGACCCCGCACTTTTGTGTGTGCTATCCTTGCTACTTTGCATAAGCCCTGCAAAAATCGCCATAGCGAATTTCAAAGATTTGATAATGGTAGCCCCAAAAGAAATTGATGAAAAAATCACGCACATAATGGAGGAAATAAGCCAAAAATACGGCTTTAGCGACTATGATACACACACAGCAAAATCTGGTAGGTTTTTTATGGTGGAGATAAATATATTGGTAAAGGGGGATTATGAGGGCAAGGTGGCGGATTTGGATTCTATCCGTGAGGAGATACAGCACGCACTTGCAATCCCAAGCTACAAAATCTGGCTATCTGTAAGCTGGACTACAAATCCGCAGTGGCTTTAG
- a CDS encoding efflux RND transporter periplasmic adaptor subunit, which translates to MKKSAKFLILFLFGLGGVNYAEDIYAVFNVKAIKDANLAIDVSGVVEKIFVDVDSEVKKGAQLLVLDNKDKAAQLESIKQQYLFAKAQWERYAKSADAVDKNTLDQQKSNFKKLEADYQYYQSMYNKSILRAPFDGTIAEKKIEVGDGVGGTSTALFRLVSAEKKLVLQFDSKHLSKVKIGDTFEYAIDGIGSKQSVIINKIYPTIDKSTRKATAEASAPNTLKPGLFGDGFIKANAPQRIQNPQNLPNPQNLQENTGQENQKPQNN; encoded by the coding sequence ATGAAAAAGTCTGCAAAGTTCTTGATTTTGTTTTTGTTTGGACTAGGTGGCGTAAATTATGCAGAGGATATATATGCTGTGTTTAATGTCAAAGCAATCAAAGACGCAAATCTCGCAATAGATGTAAGTGGCGTGGTAGAAAAAATCTTTGTTGATGTTGATAGTGAAGTAAAAAAAGGAGCGCAGCTCCTCGTGCTTGACAACAAAGACAAAGCCGCTCAACTAGAATCCATAAAGCAGCAATATCTTTTTGCAAAAGCCCAATGGGAGCGATACGCTAAAAGCGCGGACGCAGTGGATAAAAATACCCTAGACCAGCAAAAATCAAACTTCAAAAAACTAGAAGCAGACTATCAATACTACCAATCAATGTATAACAAAAGCATTTTGCGCGCACCATTTGATGGCACTATCGCAGAAAAAAAAATCGAAGTAGGCGATGGCGTGGGCGGGACAAGCACTGCTCTATTTCGCCTTGTGAGTGCGGAGAAAAAGCTCGTTTTGCAGTTTGATTCTAAGCATTTATCAAAAGTCAAAATAGGCGACACCTTTGAATATGCAATCGATGGCATAGGCAGCAAGCAATCCGTCATCATAAACAAAATCTACCCCACTATTGATAAATCCACTCGCAAAGCCACTGCTGAAGCAAGCGCACCAAACACGCTAAAGCCCGGGCTTTTTGGCGATGGGTTTATAAAAGCAAATGCACCACAACGCATACAAAATCCGCAAAACTTGCCAAATCCACAAAATTTACAAGAAAACACAGGACAAGAAAATCAAAAGCCACAAAATAATTAG